The genomic segment AGTAGGTATCCATGATCCAGCCGTGCCGTTCGCGGGCCTGCGAACGCAGCGCCACGATGCGCGACCCCACCTCACCGACAGTGCCCGCGACCAGCAGCTCGTCGTCGGTACCCAGGTAGGCGCCCCACCAGATCCGGGTGTCGGCGGGGCAGGCCGCAAACGAGCAGTCGGCGTCGAGCATCACTATGACTGAGGGGCCCGAGCCGTCCATACCGTGCGCGCGGAGCTGGCGGCCGGTGGTGATCAACACGGGTTCGCCGACGTCGTTGAGCGGGATGCGGTGTCGCGCGGTGAGCGCCTGGACGGCGGTGATACCCGGGATGACGTCGAAGGTGAAGTCGATCTCGGCTGCGACCGCGTCGAGAATCCGCAGCGTGCTGTCGTACAGCGACGGGTCCCCCCAGGCCAGGAACGCCCCGACGCCGTCGGGGCCCAGCTCGGTGGCGATGGCCTGCGCCCAGATCCGGGTGCGCGCCGCGTGCCAGTCGGCGACCGCGTCCCGGTAGTCGCCCTGCTCGTCGGCCGGGCTGGACCGCTTCGGATCGGGCAATTCCACGAAGCGATAGCGCGGTTCGCGGATGAACCGCGCGCAGATCTCCCGTCGCAACGCGACCAGATCGCTTTTCGCCTGGCCCTTGTCCATCGCGAAGAACACCTGGGTGTCGTTGAGCGCCTCGATCGCCTGCATGGTCACGTAATCGGGATCGCCGGCGCCGATGCCGATCACGTGGATATGCCGACTCACCCGCTGCCTCCTCATGCTCGTTCCCCGTCACATTGCCGAATCGCAACCTCGAACACCTAGTCGGGGTCGCAAGTACCCAGTACCATGGGTACCGTCTGTAGCACCCGATGAAGGGACGCCAGCGATGACCCGCGCCGACACGATGCAGAGCCAAGCGATGGGGTGGGGGCACCTCCCGCTTGCGGGGGAGAGCGCGCCATGACTACCGCGGTGCGGCCGGACGGGCCGAGTCGTGAAGAGTTCTCCGAGCGGCTACTGAAGGGCTCGGTCAAGAAGTCCTACGAGCCGATCGTCGACATCGACTGGGATGCCCCGCTGGATCCGGACAAGTTCTATCTGCCGCCCCGGCTGGTCTCGCTGTACGACACGCCGATGTGGGACGAGATGAGCCGTGAGCAACAAATCGAGCTGTCCCGCCAGGAACTGGTCAACACGCTGTCGGCCGGCATCTGGTTCGAGAACATGCTCAACCAGTCGCTGCTGCGCACCATCCTGCACGAGGACCCGACGAGCCGGTCCACGCATTACAAGCTGACCGAGCTGGGCGACGAAACCCGGCACATGGTGATGTTCGGCAAAGCCATCGAGCGCATCGGCGCCAAGCCGGTACGCCCCCGGCGGTTGCACCGGATGATCATCAACTCCCTGCCGCTCGCGTTCCAATACGGCTCGATGCTGTGGGTGGCCGCCCTGATCGGCGAGGAGATTTTCGATTCGCTGCAGCGGCAGATGATGGACGATCCGGAGCTACAGCCAATCATTCAGCGGCTCATGCGAATTCACGTCACCGAAGAGGCCCGTCACATTCAGTTCGCGCGCGACGGCGCCCGCAAGCGGGCCCAGACCATGCCGCGGTTCAACAAATTGTTCATGGCCAACATCAACGGACTCGGCGGGTACTTCTTCCGTTTCCTGTTCAGCAATCCGATCCCCTATGCGCGGACCGGACTGGACCCCAAACGGGCACGCGCGCTCGCGCGCAGCAGCCCACATCGCCACGAGGTTCAGATGTCCGGATTCGCACCGCT from the Mycobacterium lentiflavum genome contains:
- a CDS encoding AurF N-oxygenase family protein; translated protein: MTTAVRPDGPSREEFSERLLKGSVKKSYEPIVDIDWDAPLDPDKFYLPPRLVSLYDTPMWDEMSREQQIELSRQELVNTLSAGIWFENMLNQSLLRTILHEDPTSRSTHYKLTELGDETRHMVMFGKAIERIGAKPVRPRRLHRMIINSLPLAFQYGSMLWVAALIGEEIFDSLQRQMMDDPELQPIIQRLMRIHVTEEARHIQFARDGARKRAQTMPRFNKLFMANINGLGGYFFRFLFSNPIPYARTGLDPKRARALARSSPHRHEVQMSGFAPLAAFLTEIGLLGPIARRGWKRTNFL
- the cobF gene encoding precorrin-6A synthase (deacetylating), which translates into the protein MSRHIHVIGIGAGDPDYVTMQAIEALNDTQVFFAMDKGQAKSDLVALRREICARFIREPRYRFVELPDPKRSSPADEQGDYRDAVADWHAARTRIWAQAIATELGPDGVGAFLAWGDPSLYDSTLRILDAVAAEIDFTFDVIPGITAVQALTARHRIPLNDVGEPVLITTGRQLRAHGMDGSGPSVIVMLDADCSFAACPADTRIWWGAYLGTDDELLVAGTVGEVGSRIVALRSQARERHGWIMDTYLLRPS